In Nymphaea colorata isolate Beijing-Zhang1983 chromosome 5, ASM883128v2, whole genome shotgun sequence, one genomic interval encodes:
- the LOC116255107 gene encoding uncharacterized protein LOC116255107 has translation MVADSENSHPCRGLAEDLLPHDVAHHIASLLPVSDLCSLGSTSRTWRDLCSSDRIWSTLSKDRWPAINLEESQLLETTGKHEEKDEEASTASMQVWKGVYVKWHREMADRAATVVKFVTECSSHESLEVGDYLKAVKILCDLQLGFKDVQLYIFTKENNVLLNLIGLHYSIFMLQVQTIDIAEALCLCRVSNRRVCVRWWKLGRWVYGFRQRDEVRVNRVSLLDILKPENQETLWVLERGVVHEVLRVQISTEDVQISGWEFNFQHLR, from the exons ATGGTTGCGGATTCCGAAAATTCTCATCCCTGCCGGGGTTTGGCGGAAGATCTTCTTCCTCATGATGTTGCTCACCACATCGCGTCCTTGCTCCCG GTTTCGGACCTTTGTTCCCTGGGTTCTACATCTAGGACTTGGAGAGACTTATGTAGTTCTGATAGAATATGGAGTACACTATCAAAAGACAGATGGCCTGCAATCAATTTGGAAGAATCTCAGTTATTGGAGACCACAGGAAAGCACGAGGAAAAGGATGAGGAGGCCTCAACTGCCTCCATGCAG GTATGGAAGGGTGTGTATGTGAAGTGGCACAGAGAGATGGCTGATAGAGCTGCAACTGTTGTCAAGTTTGTAACGGAGTGTTCGTCGCATGAATCACTTGAAGTTGGAGATTACCTAAAAGCTGTAAAGATTCTTTGTGATTTGCAGTTGGGCTTCAAGGATGTCCAACTTTATATATTTACGAAGGAGAACAATGTACTTCTCAATCTGATTGGTCTCCACTACTCCATCTTTATGCTTCAAGtgcag ACTATTGACATTGCTGAAGCACTCTGTCTTTGTCGGGTTTCTAATCGGAGAGTCTGTGTAAGATGGTGGAAGCTTGGCCGCTGGGTGTATGGATTCCGCCAACGTGATGAAGTGCGAGTAAATAGGGTGTCTCTACTTGACATACTGAAGCCAGAGAATCAGGAAACCTTGTGGGTTCTTGAACGTGGTGTGGTTCATGAGGTTCTTAGGGTTCAGATTTCAACGGAGGATGTTCAAATAAGTGGATGGGAATTCAATTTTCAACACTTAAGATGA